The genomic segment CGATGAATGCCACCGCTCATCAGGTCGTTCATCAGGTCGTAGCGGTCGGCCACGCCGTGGAACACCGCGTTGACGAGGCCCTGTTTCTCCTCTAGCGCTACCTGCCGATTGCCGAAATGCGTGGTTTCGCGGGCTTCACTCATAACCTTCGCGGCCCGGTGGCCGCCTCCGCGTTCGTGATTTTGCGGCACCATAGCGGAGTGGGTCCGGCTTTGCCATGCCGCATCGGCTCCATGTTTAAGAGCGCCAGCAATGCCCGAATTGCCTGAAGTCGAAACCGTCCGCGCCGGGCTTGCGCCCTATGTCGAGGGTGCGCAGATTCTCAAGGTGACGCTCAATCGCAAGGACCTGCGCTTCCCGTTTCCCGATGGCTTTGCCGCAGCTCTCCAAGGCCAGACCATCCTGCGGGCCGCGCGCCGCGCCAAGTACCTGCTCTTTCCCCTTTCGGGCGGCAGCACGCTCCTCAGCCACCTGGGCATGACCGGCAGCTACCGGTTCGTCGAGTTCTCCTACAAGGACCCGAGCCGCTATTACGAGCCGCCTCCGGGCGAGAAGCACGATCACGTCGCCTTCCACTTGCGTCACCCAAGTCAGGGCGAGTTGCACCTTATATATGCCGACGCGCGCCGCTTCGGCTTCATGGAGCTCTTCGAGCGCGAGGAGGACAGTCCCTACCTCAAGGATCTCGGGCCCGAGCCGCTCTCCAATGCCTTCAACGCCGGCCAGCTTGCCACCCGCCTTGCCGGGCGCAAGGCGCCGATCAAGGCGTCCCTCCTCGATCAGCGCGTCGTGGCGGGTATCGGCAATATCTATGCCTCCGAGGCCCTGCACCGCGCCCACATCCGCCCAGACTGCCCGTCGGGCGCCCTCGTGGACGGCTCCAGCCGGCTCGACGATCTCGTCTTCGGCGTGCGCACCGTGCTGACAGAGGCGGTCGAGGCGGGCGGCTCGACGCTTAAGGATTTCCGCAACGCCGAGGGCGGTTCGGGTTATTTCCAGCACCGGTTCTCCGTCTACGACCGGGAGGGCGAACCCTGTCCCACCCCGCTTTGCAGCGGCACGATTGCGCGCATCGTGCAGTCCGGACGCTCGAGCTTTTTCTGCCCGGTCTGCCAGAAGGGCGCCTAGGCGCGGAATCCAGTTGACGCGGCCCCCTCGCTCTGCCTATAAACCCCGCGACTTGGCGGCCTCATGCCGCCGCTTTCATTTCAGACTCCGGGATTTGACAGCGCCGAGGGCGTGGTTCGGTTCGGGAGACAAGCGCCAAGAGGACATTCATGGCCAATACCCCGTCGGCTAAGAAGGCCACCCGCAAGATCGAAGCCCGCACGGCCATCAACAAGTCGCGCCGTTCGCGCATGCGGACCTTCCTGCGCAAGGTCGAGGAAGCCATCGCTTCGGGCAACAAGACTGCCGCCAACGAAGCTCTCAAGGCTGCGCAGCCGGAACTGCAGCGCGCCGCGACCAACGGCATCGTTCACAAGAACCTGGCCGACCGCAAGGTGTCGCGCCTGAACAACCGCATCAAGGCCCTGGCCTGATCCTGCCGAGCCGGCTTGGCCGGCTCGCATGACCCAAGTGACGAGGCCCCCGGAGACGGGGGCTTTTTGCATTTGGGGCAGGCGTCGCGATCCGTCTCAACGCTGCGACAATTCGACCCCATAAATCGCCAGAAGTTTCAGCAGTTTAGGCTGTCATGTTGCGCGGGTCCGGAAAGGGAAATTCCGCCTGTTTCTCCCGCTTTTTCGCACAGCATCGGGAATAAAATTCTTTGCGTCAGGAAGCTATTGCGCCCCGATTCTGCCTTGAGTCACAGGGCCTTGCCCGCCCCCCCTTGGGGGTGGGCTGGAAACCTTTTTTCGCTCTTGAGAGTCAACCCCCTTTTTCGATGAATCGCGTGTTGCGAGCCAAAAATTGGCTGTCTAAGATGCCTCGGTCAGTTCAAGAAACGCGGCGACAAGAGACGCGGTCTGGACTGCACTTCAGACTTGGGGCTAGTCAAAAAATCAGTCTCTTGCGACGCATGTCGATCGTCGGAGCAATGTTGGGGTACTGCAGTTCGTTTATGAGTTCTTTGCGGCAAACTGTCTAAACTTGCGTTGGCGTATCACTGACTAAACATCGGTCGGCGAAGACCGGTTCCACAACAGTATAAAAAGCGTAGTGCTGCGACGAAGTCGCGGCAGAAGTATTACTATGCCTGCGTCCCACAGCGGAGCGGGTGGTCCACGGCGTCCCAGGATGGGATG from the Youhaiella tibetensis genome contains:
- the mutM gene encoding bifunctional DNA-formamidopyrimidine glycosylase/DNA-(apurinic or apyrimidinic site) lyase, giving the protein MPELPEVETVRAGLAPYVEGAQILKVTLNRKDLRFPFPDGFAAALQGQTILRAARRAKYLLFPLSGGSTLLSHLGMTGSYRFVEFSYKDPSRYYEPPPGEKHDHVAFHLRHPSQGELHLIYADARRFGFMELFEREEDSPYLKDLGPEPLSNAFNAGQLATRLAGRKAPIKASLLDQRVVAGIGNIYASEALHRAHIRPDCPSGALVDGSSRLDDLVFGVRTVLTEAVEAGGSTLKDFRNAEGGSGYFQHRFSVYDREGEPCPTPLCSGTIARIVQSGRSSFFCPVCQKGA
- the rpsT gene encoding 30S ribosomal protein S20; the protein is MANTPSAKKATRKIEARTAINKSRRSRMRTFLRKVEEAIASGNKTAANEALKAAQPELQRAATNGIVHKNLADRKVSRLNNRIKALA